The DNA region TTAGGCTtcgtttggttggagggagggggaaagaaagggaaagaaaacacggaaatcaAGGAGTGAACTTGGATTAAACTTTAGTTCAAATTCACTCATCGATTTAATGTGTCAAATTATAATTTCTCAATTAATACcttaaaatatgtgaaattttgtTTACGTTTGAATAAAACTAATTTACATCTTGAAAAGTATAACTAACAATCATATGAATCATTTGCCATGATAAAATTGGTGAGATCATTGTCAATTACCACTGTAACTCTGAGGCTTTGATTTTCTCTTAAATTTAAGTTGTTTGTGTCTATAGAGATTTCGTCACGGGGTTTGTGAGGTGATGGTGATTTGAAGGGAAAGAGAGGGAGGCAAAAAATAGAAGGGGTGAGGGTTTGGGTTGGTTGTCGTCACAATGAGGGTTTTGTTTTGGGAAGGAGGGAGGAAGAAGACTCGATGATGGCTATGACAAGGCATGTTGGGTTTGAGGGAGAGGTATGGAGGAGGAATAGGAAGACGAAGAGTTTGAAAAATGAAGAATAACAAATTATTGAAAATTTGCATAAATTGAATCTAGCAATAAATTCATAACTCTTCATCCGATTAGGCCCACCATATAGGTTGGTGATTGAACAAAAATTGATTCATATaatcactatttttttttacaatgaaaagataaattactcCTTTTAAGGATGTCCCCGAGGGTTAGTTAGAGGACATACGGGTTGGGAAGGGGAAGGTCCATGATAGGGTTCGAATATTTGAAGGAAAATTTGAAGGAGTtttctaatttactaacaactaaccactaacatttgcctataaaaaaaaacttccttTTAGGATTGATCCCTAAACCTTCCATTCCTCAACTCATATGTTTCCTAACTCTTACCTCTTGAGCTATCATATAAGCATTATGACATTATGTGttttatgtttaaaaaaaataaagaaccaaaaaatacaattttctttcaaaaatcaatttaaattctGGGAACATATAACACAAAATTTAAGCGGCGGTCCCAAGAAGGCAAATGGGCAGAAATCTgttgagttatgatatatacatatcTCTCTATTTCTTTTCCACCTTTATTCtatttatttatctcttttttatcaatcaaatcacatatcacatatttactttctctctcgtttctttctatctctcttttcttccaAATTTCCACACCTCAAaagtgaggtgtgaagatataattatcccGATTTGCTTCCAAATTTCCCAAGGCGCCAAATTCCACGAGCCACTTACTCCTTTTTCAAACACTCAAAATCATCCACGTCATCAATCCGCACCCACTCCCATCTCACAATCTCAACCGCACATTAAAATCCCATCAACCGTCCAAAACGCCTCACAGAAACACCCCTCGGATCCACACCCTTGTTCCCATTTCAAATCTGGATCCTATATATAACACCACCCGAAAAAACCAACCCACACAGTAATCACCCAAACTACACATAATCTCTTTTTTTCTCGGTAATTAATCTACTTCATCAATTGCTTAATTAAGTTTCATCCAACTCAATTTCTTGTTCTATTTTTTTGTTAACTGTTGCAGATTGTGATTAGCGATAACAATGTCAGGGCGTGGAAAAGGAGGCAAGGGATTAGGAAAGGGAGGAGCAAAACGACACCGTAAGGTGCTGCGCGACAACATCCAGGGCATAACCAAGCCGGCGATTCGGCGTTTGGCGCGTAGGGGCGGCGTGAAGCGTATCAGCGGCCTTATCTATGAGGAGACACGCGGCGTGCTCAAGATCTTTCTCGAGAATGTGATCCGGGATGCTGTTACGTACACTGAGCACGCGAGGAGGAAGACGGTTACGGCGATGGATGTGGTGTACGCGCTCAAGAGGCAGGGGAGGACTCTGTATGGATTTGGGGGTTAGGGTTTGGTTGTTgaatttgattttgttgtttGGTTCTAGCTGTTTTGTGTTGGTGTTGATGGAATGGGAATTGGAAAGTCTTGCTGTCAAGAAAAATGAATGGCTAGGATTGGGTGAGAATAGGTTAATATGCATTGCAATTATGTAATCTAATTACCATTGTAATGGAAATTTTAAGAACCATACATTGTTCCGTGTTTTTAACTTTAATCATTCAGTTCTGGATTCTAATTATGAAACTAGGAAGGTTCAAAAGATCGCTACCGATTGAAAAATCGTGTACAAAGTAATTCCTAGAATTTATTTATAAAGTTTTGGTTGATTATTTCTTGATCCCTGcattattataaattatgttTTAGTGTACGAGCAAAGCTAGACAGAACATAGGCTAAGCAAGCTGAGTCATGAAGTTCATTGTTGACAATTCAAGTAGTAGTGTTCCATTGTTTACTCGAGGTATTGCTGAGGAACTGGGGGCCTTATCGAGCACAGGATAGGCCTATTCGTGGGGAATTATTCAAAATGTCAATATTTTACTTCCTTGTTGGACCAATACCAAAGGACAACAAATGTGTGGACTATTTTTTCTAGTAATGGTCAGCTCTTAAAATTGCCATTTTCCTTatagttatttttaaaatataggaACTGaggttaaaaaagaaaataaaaagggatTAAAAACAATAGTTTTTAATAATGCAgggaaaatatatattaaagcttaattttttttaaacacaactcattctttatttttataacATTCCATTTTTTCATCTCACTTTCTAACTCACCGGAAAAGAAAGATCGACATTTTATATATGTATGAAGAATTTTTtcatatgctttttttttttgaaatttttgtgCTTATTTAATAAGTCGTTAATATTAGTTTGTTAATAAGTGCTTATAACTTATAAGCCATGCTAtgcttattttaataaatttattaaattaacttatgaataaatATGTGTCatataagcgcttaattaaattatttactcAAACATACCCTTTTGTAACCTTTATGATGATTATGATGGATCTGATGTGTAGTCTTGCATAAATCTGCACTCCTGGATCTCCCTTGTGATATTTTGATTACAAAGGAATCTTGATTCAAAATCAAGATCTAAGGAAGAGAATGCAAACTAAGATCCCTAATGAATAATCAAATAGTTGTCTAAATTACACAATATTTACTTTGAGTAAAATCATCCTAAGTCCCTAACTTAGGTGACCCAATAATATTTTGACATTTATCTTAAAAAATAGTATATCATGACAcatgttaaaatattattgaGTCACAAGACTAGGGTGATTATTTTACCTAATATTTACCTCTATTTAGAGAACCCCTTAATCAAATGATTTACATTACTTGCTATTTGGAGAAAATTTGACCCGGTACTGAGTAGAACATCCACATATGTATGTGCATCTAATAAAGAAAGATAAGGCTAAAGAGTTTTGAAGCATATAAAACAAGCCTTTTAACTCAAATCAACTATAAAGAGAAACAAATCAAAGCATGGTGAAAAGAACATTTCAGGAAATCTGCATACTTGGCAGTTAGCTAAAACAAGTTATGTTTCAGCACTTATCTTGTACAAAATAACCACATCTCTATTTTGCagtttatagcatgtttggaaatccttctataattgattctaaaccCAAAGTTAATTCTAGAAAGTAGTTTCTAGGTGCTGCAATTGATTATGAGGAGAAATAAGCGGATTCAAACATGTCATAATACATTTCAAGATTCAGCTGTTTCTGTAAGTGGTAAGGTACCTCAATAATACATTCACACAACTTGCATTcactttttttcaaaataatcaagTCCAAACTTCAGAAATCTAAACATGGAAATGTATTGTTCAGATACCAATTAACCAAACATGTTTCACTAACTCTGGTATTTCTATACAACTCTATAAATTGTGAAGTGTCTCAATCCTCTGTGAGGGGGCAGAGAATTATTGTGCAGAAGACAAGTCACCAACATCATAAAAGAAAAGTAATGTAATTGCAGATTTTAGAAAATGTAGTATTCAAATTCACCTCCCCTCAGACTTCACTAGCTGTGAGAACACCTTACTCATAGAAACACCAGATAGATCATCAAGACTTGATGCTTCAAACTGAACCGCAGAAAAACTCGCTTCATTGCTGAAGTTGTTGACCTGTGGAGAGAGTTCACCGATCATATTCGTACTGTTCTCTTCAGGATCACCTTGAACAACAGCCTCTTGAAGTTGGAGAGCATACTCCAAATTCCACAACACATCTCCCATTGAAGGTCTGTCAACACCGAAATCAGCCAAGCATTTTTCAGCGGTTTCACCAAACTTCCTTAAAGAATCTGGTCTGATTTTCCCAGCAAGTGTTGGATCTATGATTTGATCCAGTTGCCCTCTCTTCTGCCACTTCATTGACCATTCTGCCAAGTTCACCATTTCTCTCGGAAGCGATGGGTCTATCACCGGCCTCGCGCATAGGACCTCGAGCAGAACTACCCCGAATGAATACACATCAGACTTTTCTGTTAGCTGTTGCCTCCTAAAATACTCTGGATCAAGGTACCCAAAACTCCCTTTAACAGCTGTGCTCACATGAGTCTGGTCAATTTCTGGCCCCGTCTTTGATAGTCCGAAATCAGCGACTTTAGCCATAAGGTTCTCATCAAGCAGGATATTCGCAGATTTCACATCGCGGTGAATAACCGCTTTAGCATAACCAGTATGAAGGTAATGCAGTCCTCTCGCTGCTCCAATGCATATCTCAAGTCTCTCCTTCCAGCTTAAGCTCGGGAGACCTGAACCATACAAATGACTCTTGAGAGTTCCTTTCTCCATATACTCATAGATCAAGATCATCTCATTCTTTTCATCACAATAGCCAATCAAGGATACCAGATGGCGGTGGCGGAACTGAGACAGCATTTCAATTTCGGTTCGGAACTCAGCAAGCCCTTGCTCCGACCAAGGATTCCCCCTCTTAACAGCAACTTTAGTACCATCATTCAATTCTCCCTTGTACACCTTGCCAAAACCACCAATGCCAATAACCCAACTCTCATCAAAATTGTTTGTAGCCTCCAGAACAGCCACAATAGGGATGCGGTACCCGAAATTCGAAGCAGCACTTGCTGCCGTGCCATGGGAATATTTACTTCCCATTGTGTGAGAAGTTCCACCATTGACTGATATAGGAATCCATGTCTTCGAATCTGTTTCTCGTGCCGACCATGTTCTCTTCTTGCGCACTACAAAGAAAACTCCAACCAGGACTAGCGCAACAAATATCCCAACACTCACCCCAACCATCACAGCAACTTTCTTAGAACTTGAACCAGAATTACTACTAGAAATAGGAACAGCTATTGATGCACTGAGACTGCTCTCAGAATTGTTCATTTTCATGATCTCAAGTCCATTCAAAATAGCATTAGGATAATCACTATTCAGAGTAGAAGGGCCAATACTCACAAGAATTTTGTTGCTGACAGATGGGGAAGTAACCAAATCCATATAATAAGGAGTGGCCAAAATATTATCATTTTCTATACTGAGATCAAGATCCTTCGCAGCCAAAGAGGAATCAACGTAAACATTGAAATAGAGCTGATTGAGACCTTTACTAACTATGTCACAGAAGTGAAGACGAACAAGGTACTGAAATCCAGGTTCCACATTAAACTTCCATGTCACATTGAAATTACTACGAGGATCGTACTCCGAGTTCATCTCTATCAGAGTACCATAGACAGAAGGCGGTGCAGTATTTTGTGTTGGTCCACCCTCTACATACTTAACAGAACCTACGCTAGAAAAATTCTTAGCCGTGTTAGGTTCTATAAGAAAGCTACGATCTTGAACCCAACTACGATGAAGGGGGTCACTGAAAGAGGAAACAATAGGACCACCCATGTTAACCCTGAAAACTGTCTCAAATGCTTGTGCCAACAACCCTGAGTAGCTTGTTCGCGGATTTAGCGTGGTAGCATCATCAGCAATGAGATCATCAGGGACTGAAACAACTTCAATGGCATTCACAAAAGCAATGGAATTGGTGGAAGGGGTAAAAGTGATCACAAGGGTTTCTGAGGTCACATTCACTGAGTACTCCTTCATAACAGGATTTTGATTCACAGTAAAGTTACTGAGAAGGACATTGTTTTGTGTGGTGACAGCGAAATTCGCAGCACTCAAATTGTGATTCTCATATGCAAATGCAAAGAAATAAAGACGGATCCAGTGCCTCCCCTTTTGGTTCATAGGGAATGTGTATTTTGAGGATGCATTGAAAATCCTTGCTGTTTGATAGAGAGGTGCATCAGTGGAGGAAGTGATTGATTTCAAGGAGGTATTGGCAAGAATGTCTTGTGGGGTGGAAAGGAAATTCTTGAAGAAACTATCTGATGTGAA from Lotus japonicus ecotype B-129 chromosome 2, LjGifu_v1.2 includes:
- the LOC130740476 gene encoding histone H4, which produces MSGRGKGGKGLGKGGAKRHRKVLRDNIQGITKPAIRRLARRGGVKRISGLIYEETRGVLKIFLENVIRDAVTYTEHARRKTVTAMDVVYALKRQGRTLYGFGG
- the LOC130740477 gene encoding receptor-like protein kinase HERK 1, translating into MCGCREICLLFICAISIFPLVCSSAKFVPLDNYLIDCGAPSNTSINGRNFTSDSFFKNFLSTPQDILANTSLKSITSSTDAPLYQTARIFNASSKYTFPMNQKGRHWIRLYFFAFAYENHNLSAANFAVTTQNNVLLSNFTVNQNPVMKEYSVNVTSETLVITFTPSTNSIAFVNAIEVVSVPDDLIADDATTLNPRTSYSGLLAQAFETVFRVNMGGPIVSSFSDPLHRSWVQDRSFLIEPNTAKNFSSVGSVKYVEGGPTQNTAPPSVYGTLIEMNSEYDPRSNFNVTWKFNVEPGFQYLVRLHFCDIVSKGLNQLYFNVYVDSSLAAKDLDLSIENDNILATPYYMDLVTSPSVSNKILVSIGPSTLNSDYPNAILNGLEIMKMNNSESSLSASIAVPISSSNSGSSSKKVAVMVGVSVGIFVALVLVGVFFVVRKKRTWSARETDSKTWIPISVNGGTSHTMGSKYSHGTAASAASNFGYRIPIVAVLEATNNFDESWVIGIGGFGKVYKGELNDGTKVAVKRGNPWSEQGLAEFRTEIEMLSQFRHRHLVSLIGYCDEKNEMILIYEYMEKGTLKSHLYGSGLPSLSWKERLEICIGAARGLHYLHTGYAKAVIHRDVKSANILLDENLMAKVADFGLSKTGPEIDQTHVSTAVKGSFGYLDPEYFRRQQLTEKSDVYSFGVVLLEVLCARPVIDPSLPREMVNLAEWSMKWQKRGQLDQIIDPTLAGKIRPDSLRKFGETAEKCLADFGVDRPSMGDVLWNLEYALQLQEAVVQGDPEENSTNMIGELSPQVNNFSNEASFSAVQFEASSLDDLSGVSMSKVFSQLVKSEGR